The following proteins are encoded in a genomic region of Amycolatopsis sulphurea:
- the purH gene encoding bifunctional phosphoribosylaminoimidazolecarboxamide formyltransferase/IMP cyclohydrolase has product MSTAQGRRPVRRALIGVSDKVGLLELVTGLHAAGVEIVSTGGTAKVIANAGVPVTPVEQVTGFPESLDGRVKTLHPRVHAGLLADQGNADHVAQLKQLEIAAFDLLVVNLYPFTQTVASGASPEDCVENIDIGGPAMVRAAAKNHGSVAVVVDPARYAWVLEQVTAGGFELSDRKRLAAQAYAHTAAYDSAVASWFANVYAPADDSGFPDFLGATWDRADVLRYGENPHQKAALYRSAQPGLAHAEQLHGKAMSYNNYVDTDAARRAASDFSEPAVAIIKHANPCGIAVGIDIAEAHRKAHACDPVSAYGGVIATNRPVSVEAAEQIAEVFTEVVLAPGFEPEALEILQRKKNVRLLKLPVIETPSPVELRPISGGVLVQTTDRIDASGDDPASWRLATGTPADEQTLADLEFAWRSLRAVKSNAILLAHDRATVGVGMGQVNRVDSSRLAVARAGDRAKGSVGASDAFFPFPDGLEVLIEAGVRAVVQPGGSIRDAEVIAAAEAAGITLYLTGTRHFAH; this is encoded by the coding sequence GTGAGCACAGCACAGGGGCGACGCCCGGTCCGGCGCGCGCTGATCGGCGTCTCGGACAAGGTCGGCCTGCTTGAGCTCGTCACCGGGCTGCATGCCGCGGGTGTGGAGATCGTGTCGACCGGCGGCACCGCGAAGGTGATCGCGAACGCGGGCGTCCCGGTCACACCGGTCGAGCAGGTCACCGGGTTCCCGGAGTCGCTCGACGGCCGGGTCAAGACACTGCACCCGCGGGTGCACGCCGGGCTGCTCGCCGATCAGGGCAACGCGGACCACGTCGCGCAGCTGAAGCAGCTGGAGATCGCGGCCTTCGACCTGCTCGTGGTGAACCTGTACCCGTTCACGCAGACGGTCGCTTCGGGAGCGAGCCCGGAGGACTGCGTGGAGAACATCGACATCGGTGGCCCGGCGATGGTGCGCGCGGCGGCGAAGAACCACGGCAGCGTCGCGGTGGTCGTCGACCCGGCGCGGTACGCGTGGGTGCTGGAGCAGGTGACTGCGGGCGGCTTTGAACTCTCGGACCGCAAGCGGCTCGCTGCGCAGGCGTACGCGCACACGGCTGCGTACGACTCGGCTGTCGCGTCGTGGTTCGCCAACGTCTACGCGCCTGCGGACGACAGCGGCTTCCCGGACTTCCTCGGCGCGACGTGGGACCGTGCCGACGTACTGCGTTACGGCGAGAACCCGCACCAGAAGGCGGCGCTGTACCGCAGCGCGCAGCCAGGCCTCGCGCACGCCGAGCAGCTGCACGGCAAGGCCATGTCGTACAACAACTACGTCGACACTGACGCTGCGCGGCGGGCGGCGTCCGACTTCAGCGAGCCTGCTGTCGCGATCATCAAGCACGCGAACCCGTGCGGTATCGCTGTGGGCATCGACATCGCCGAAGCGCACCGGAAGGCGCACGCGTGCGACCCGGTTTCCGCGTACGGCGGCGTAATCGCCACGAACCGGCCGGTGAGCGTCGAAGCGGCGGAGCAGATCGCCGAGGTGTTCACCGAGGTGGTGCTCGCTCCCGGCTTCGAGCCGGAAGCGCTGGAAATCCTGCAGCGCAAGAAGAACGTGCGGCTGCTGAAGCTGCCGGTGATCGAGACGCCGTCGCCGGTCGAGCTGCGGCCGATCTCCGGCGGGGTGCTCGTGCAGACCACCGACCGGATCGACGCGTCCGGCGACGACCCGGCGTCCTGGCGGCTGGCCACCGGTACCCCGGCCGACGAGCAGACGCTGGCGGACCTGGAGTTCGCGTGGCGGTCGCTGCGCGCGGTGAAGTCGAACGCGATCCTGCTGGCGCACGACCGGGCGACCGTCGGGGTCGGCATGGGCCAGGTCAACCGGGTCGACTCGTCCCGGCTGGCGGTGGCGCGTGCCGGGGACCGGGCCAAGGGCTCGGTGGGTGCCTCGGATGCGTTCTTCCCGTTCCCGGACGGCCTTGAAGTGCTGATCGAGGCCGGTGTGCGGGCGGTCGTGCAGCCCGGCGGGTCCATCCGGGACGCCGAGGTGATCGCGGCCGCGGAAGCCGCCGGGATCACCCTGTACCTCACCGGTACCCGGCACTTCGCGCACTGA
- the sucD gene encoding succinate--CoA ligase subunit alpha, whose protein sequence is MSILINENSKVIVQGLTGSEGTKHATKMLKSGTNIVGGVNARKAGQTVTIEGKDLTVFGTVEEAMKETGADVSVIFVPPKFAKDAVVEAIDAEIPLAVVITEGIPVHDSAYFWAHAVAKGGQTRIIGPNCPGVISPGKSNAGIIPADITGPGGIGLVSKSGTLTYQMMYELRDIGFSTAVGIGGDPIIGTTHIDALEAFEKDADTKVIVMIGEIGGDAEERAAAYIKENVTKPVVGYVAGFTAPEGKTMGHAGAIVSGSSGTAAAKKEALEAAGVKVGKTPSETAVLARELYNSLG, encoded by the coding sequence ATGTCGATCCTCATCAACGAGAACAGCAAGGTCATCGTCCAGGGGCTCACCGGCTCCGAGGGCACCAAGCACGCGACCAAGATGCTGAAGTCCGGCACGAACATCGTGGGCGGCGTGAACGCCCGCAAGGCCGGCCAGACGGTCACCATCGAGGGCAAGGACCTCACCGTGTTCGGCACGGTCGAGGAGGCCATGAAGGAGACCGGCGCCGACGTGTCGGTCATCTTCGTGCCGCCGAAGTTCGCCAAGGACGCGGTCGTCGAGGCGATCGACGCCGAGATCCCGCTGGCCGTGGTCATCACCGAGGGCATCCCGGTGCACGACTCGGCCTACTTCTGGGCGCACGCGGTCGCCAAGGGCGGCCAGACCCGGATCATCGGGCCGAACTGCCCCGGCGTGATCAGCCCGGGCAAGTCCAACGCGGGCATCATCCCGGCCGACATCACCGGTCCCGGCGGGATCGGCCTGGTGTCGAAGTCGGGCACGCTGACCTACCAGATGATGTACGAGCTGCGCGACATCGGCTTCTCCACCGCGGTCGGCATCGGCGGTGACCCGATCATCGGCACCACCCACATCGACGCCCTCGAAGCGTTCGAGAAGGACGCCGACACCAAGGTCATCGTGATGATCGGCGAGATCGGTGGCGACGCCGAGGAGCGGGCAGCGGCCTACATCAAGGAGAACGTGACCAAGCCGGTGGTCGGCTACGTCGCGGGCTTCACCGCGCCCGAGGGCAAGACGATGGGCCACGCGGGCGCCATCGTGTCCGGCTCGTCCGGCACGGCCGCCGCGAAGAAAGAGGCCCTGGAGGCCGCCGGCGTGAAGGTCGGCAAGACCCCGAGCGAGACCGCCGTGCTCGCGCGTGAGCTGTACAACAGCCTCGGCTGA
- a CDS encoding DUF5336 domain-containing protein has product MTFPSGGPGYPQQGGGQPPQGPPPPGGFPQPQPTQGPPSAPTPVAPENLPLLLSLGVAVLGLVQYFIGFSDEAGDVGQDTVFLLTGGLLSGLALLPKAPKVLPFATLFSVLGALGALDTVIAERSTPGIVVVILVLGVVQMLVSVGALLMDYGVLKPPAPKPAVPNVPQYQQPYAQPFQSSPQPGQSAPQPGQPGQPGQYQAPQPPPAPPSPGQQATTYAPQQGQFFQQPPAEPGKTGTPPGGFGQQS; this is encoded by the coding sequence ATGACCTTCCCCAGCGGCGGGCCTGGCTACCCCCAGCAGGGTGGCGGGCAGCCACCCCAGGGACCGCCCCCGCCGGGCGGGTTCCCCCAGCCGCAGCCCACGCAGGGGCCGCCGTCCGCGCCCACCCCGGTGGCGCCGGAGAACCTCCCGCTGCTGCTGTCGCTCGGGGTGGCCGTGCTCGGGCTGGTGCAGTACTTCATCGGCTTCTCCGACGAGGCCGGTGACGTCGGCCAGGACACCGTCTTCCTGCTCACCGGCGGTCTGCTGTCCGGGCTGGCCTTGCTCCCGAAGGCGCCGAAGGTGCTGCCGTTCGCCACGCTGTTCAGCGTGCTCGGTGCGCTCGGCGCGCTGGACACGGTGATCGCCGAACGGAGCACGCCGGGCATCGTGGTCGTGATCCTCGTGCTGGGCGTCGTGCAGATGCTGGTTTCGGTGGGCGCATTGCTGATGGACTACGGCGTGCTGAAGCCGCCGGCGCCCAAGCCCGCGGTGCCTAACGTGCCGCAGTACCAGCAGCCCTACGCCCAGCCGTTCCAGTCGTCGCCGCAGCCGGGTCAGTCCGCGCCGCAGCCGGGCCAGCCAGGGCAGCCGGGCCAGTACCAGGCGCCGCAACCGCCGCCCGCCCCGCCGTCACCGGGGCAGCAGGCCACCACGTACGCGCCGCAGCAGGGCCAGTTCTTCCAGCAGCCGCCCGCCGAACCGGGCAAGACGGGTACGCCGCCCGGCGGATTCGGTCAGCAAAGCTGA
- a CDS encoding DNA polymerase Y family protein, whose translation MTARNEPARMLVVWCPDWPAVAAIAVAGAAPAGPAAVFSANRVVACTEAARAGGVRRGLRRREAESRCPGLAVFAADGGRDARLFENVAQAVEDLVVGLEVVRPGLLAVPVAGAAGYYGGEHRLAERLLDRVAADAGVECQIGVSEGLFAAILAARRGVFVEPGQAAEFLATLPITELDQPGADRAELVGLLVRLGLRTLGAFAALGERDVTARFGRDGVLAHRLARGRSDRPPLRRRPPPELSLTEAFDPPLARVDVAAFLAKSLGARFHATLAARGLACTRLGVYATTEHGEQLGRVWRCAEPLTPQGVADRVRWQCEGWLQAAPGARPSAGVTRLQLVPEETVEGRSLQLGLWRGGDPASGADPDEATERAGRAFARVQGLLGPDGVCTPLFDGGRDPAARIRLVPWGDSREPVTPPEATWPGRLPSPSPATVLDPPLPVQVEDEQGRPVGCTSRKRLTAPPHRLRVAGGPPRRITAWAGPWPVTSGRRATGPHQARLQLLLGGEGDAPPEAVLALCSGTESPQWMVEGRYD comes from the coding sequence ATGACGGCGCGGAACGAACCGGCGCGGATGCTCGTGGTCTGGTGTCCCGACTGGCCCGCGGTGGCTGCCATCGCCGTGGCTGGTGCGGCGCCGGCCGGGCCTGCTGCGGTGTTCTCGGCGAACCGGGTGGTCGCGTGCACCGAAGCGGCACGCGCGGGCGGGGTGCGCCGTGGCCTGCGGAGGCGGGAGGCGGAGTCGCGGTGTCCCGGGCTGGCTGTCTTCGCCGCGGACGGCGGACGGGACGCGCGGTTGTTCGAGAATGTTGCGCAGGCCGTGGAAGATCTGGTCGTCGGGCTGGAAGTGGTACGGCCGGGGCTGCTCGCGGTGCCCGTCGCGGGGGCGGCGGGCTACTACGGTGGGGAGCACAGGCTCGCGGAGCGGCTGCTGGACCGGGTCGCCGCGGACGCTGGGGTGGAATGCCAGATCGGGGTGTCCGAAGGACTGTTCGCGGCCATCCTCGCGGCCCGCCGTGGGGTGTTCGTCGAACCGGGGCAGGCGGCGGAATTCCTCGCCACGCTGCCGATCACCGAGCTGGACCAGCCTGGCGCCGACCGGGCGGAGCTGGTCGGCCTGCTCGTCCGGCTCGGCTTGCGCACGCTTGGTGCGTTCGCCGCACTCGGCGAGCGGGATGTGACCGCACGGTTCGGCCGGGACGGCGTGCTCGCCCATCGGCTGGCTCGTGGCCGGTCCGACCGGCCGCCGCTGCGCCGCCGTCCGCCGCCGGAGCTTTCGCTCACCGAAGCGTTCGATCCGCCGCTCGCCCGGGTGGATGTGGCCGCATTCCTCGCCAAGAGCCTCGGCGCCCGGTTCCACGCTACGCTCGCCGCCCGCGGGCTGGCCTGCACCCGGCTCGGCGTCTACGCCACCACCGAGCACGGTGAACAGCTCGGGCGGGTCTGGCGCTGCGCGGAACCCCTTACCCCGCAAGGAGTCGCCGACCGGGTGCGCTGGCAGTGCGAAGGCTGGCTGCAGGCCGCGCCCGGCGCCCGGCCCAGCGCCGGGGTCACCCGGTTACAGCTGGTACCGGAGGAGACGGTCGAAGGCCGTTCGCTGCAACTCGGGCTGTGGCGGGGCGGCGATCCCGCCTCGGGCGCCGACCCGGACGAGGCCACTGAACGGGCCGGCCGCGCGTTCGCCCGGGTACAGGGTCTGCTCGGCCCGGACGGGGTGTGCACCCCGTTGTTCGACGGCGGCCGGGATCCCGCGGCCCGCATCCGGCTCGTGCCGTGGGGCGATTCGCGGGAACCGGTCACCCCACCGGAGGCCACCTGGCCGGGCAGGCTGCCTTCGCCGTCCCCGGCGACGGTGCTCGATCCGCCGCTGCCGGTCCAGGTCGAAGACGAGCAGGGCCGCCCGGTCGGCTGCACGTCCCGCAAACGGCTCACCGCACCGCCACATCGGCTCCGCGTGGCAGGTGGGCCGCCGCGCCGGATCACCGCATGGGCCGGGCCTTGGCCGGTCACCTCGGGCCGCCGCGCCACCGGCCCGCACCAAGCCCGGCTGCAACTCCTGCTCGGCGGCGAAGGAGACGCACCTCCGGAAGCGGTGCTCGCACTGTGCTCGGGCACGGAAAGTCCACAGTGGATGGTGGAAGGGCGGTACGACTGA
- a CDS encoding DUF6350 family protein, protein MQVLTRPDRPSGDEPVEDTPDPATAARLRVLLAAALGPLVTGYAVVATLLALIALTSERTEFSTGGVLLSAGPGWLAAYQVQLGIGGHPLGVLPLLPTIAVLLLVTRTASGAAQRLGCRSLRQAIPVIAVITGAHLLFGLVIGLFSLGEPVRANPALAAVVPGVFAGLTATGGVLRRCGLPPALSERLDPLALRGLRTGLLGLFALIATGALVLLAATAFSARTVADLFEPSIGGSLGLFLLSVLYLPNGVVAAMSFVSGPGFTIGELNVHLIGYRGGAVPAVPLLGGIPEHGAGWWPVLLVLPLAVGLLVGWSVRNVDDDAAARIRTVVVAGAVVGFGCVLLGTLSGGRLGDGPFDPVSVPVGVASIVAFCWIVIPAGFVAFFAGAHAPPKPVAGPVAGEAAEPEPVEEDATDEGVAESVADEETPEDDVDEPESADEAGDTADSADLAEDDGFDEFDAEADAELGLELPEDVPLDDPEDLDAQPGAVTESTEDSGDGKRPDADR, encoded by the coding sequence ATGCAGGTGCTCACCAGACCCGATCGCCCCTCGGGCGACGAGCCGGTGGAAGACACCCCGGACCCGGCGACGGCGGCCCGGCTGCGAGTGCTGCTCGCCGCCGCCCTCGGCCCGCTTGTCACCGGCTACGCCGTGGTCGCGACCCTGCTCGCGCTCATCGCGCTGACCTCGGAACGCACCGAGTTCTCGACCGGCGGGGTGCTGCTCTCGGCCGGCCCGGGCTGGCTGGCCGCCTACCAGGTCCAGCTCGGTATCGGCGGTCACCCACTCGGTGTGCTGCCGTTGCTGCCGACGATCGCGGTACTGCTGCTGGTGACCAGGACGGCGTCCGGCGCGGCACAGCGCCTCGGCTGCCGAAGCCTACGGCAGGCGATCCCGGTGATCGCCGTGATCACCGGTGCACACCTGCTGTTCGGCCTGGTGATCGGCCTGTTTTCGCTGGGCGAGCCGGTGCGGGCGAACCCGGCGCTGGCCGCGGTGGTGCCCGGGGTGTTCGCCGGGCTCACCGCGACCGGTGGGGTGCTGCGCCGCTGCGGGCTCCCGCCGGCGCTGTCCGAACGGCTCGACCCGCTCGCGCTTCGTGGCCTGCGTACCGGGCTGCTCGGGCTGTTCGCACTGATCGCGACCGGGGCGCTGGTGCTGCTCGCGGCTACGGCCTTCTCGGCGCGCACGGTGGCGGATCTGTTCGAACCCTCGATCGGCGGCAGCCTCGGCCTGTTCCTGCTGTCGGTGCTCTACCTGCCCAACGGTGTGGTGGCAGCGATGTCCTTCGTCAGCGGACCCGGCTTCACCATCGGCGAGCTGAACGTGCACCTGATCGGTTATCGCGGTGGCGCGGTGCCCGCGGTGCCGCTGCTCGGCGGGATCCCCGAGCACGGCGCGGGGTGGTGGCCGGTGCTGCTCGTGCTGCCGCTGGCGGTCGGGCTGCTGGTCGGCTGGTCGGTGCGGAACGTGGACGACGACGCGGCCGCGCGGATCCGGACCGTCGTGGTGGCCGGCGCCGTTGTCGGATTCGGCTGCGTGCTGCTGGGCACGCTCTCCGGTGGGCGGCTCGGGGACGGTCCGTTCGATCCGGTCAGCGTGCCGGTCGGAGTGGCCTCGATCGTGGCGTTCTGCTGGATCGTGATCCCGGCCGGGTTCGTCGCCTTCTTCGCCGGGGCGCACGCCCCCCCGAAGCCCGTGGCCGGACCGGTGGCCGGGGAAGCGGCCGAGCCGGAGCCCGTGGAGGAAGACGCCACGGACGAGGGCGTCGCGGAATCTGTGGCGGACGAGGAAACACCGGAGGACGACGTCGACGAGCCCGAGTCCGCCGACGAGGCGGGAGACACCGCGGATTCCGCGGATCTCGCCGAGGACGACGGGTTCGACGAGTTCGATGCCGAAGCGGACGCCGAGCTGGGTCTCGAACTGCCCGAGGACGTACCGCTCGACGATCCGGAGGACCTGGACGCGCAGCCCGGGGCTGTGACCGAGTCCACCGAGGACTCCGGCGACGGGAAGCGGCCGGACGCCGACCGTTAG
- a CDS encoding GNAT family N-acetyltransferase — translation MKTGNHKQHVILRAFTGDDLAVLDRFATDAEVTGAFGWAGFADPHLRRRRFAADGLLGEASGALAVVIDDEVAGMVTWEAADRGGPSGGCYEVGAVLLPGHHGHETRAEAHRRLVDYLFQVTRAHRLQAFADAENLAAQQVLETTGFHREGLLCQVTWREGAYRDAVVYGLLRSEAQPQ, via the coding sequence ATGAAGACCGGGAATCACAAACAGCACGTCATCCTGCGCGCATTCACCGGCGACGACCTCGCGGTGCTCGACCGGTTCGCCACGGACGCCGAGGTGACCGGAGCGTTCGGATGGGCCGGATTCGCCGATCCGCACCTCCGGCGGCGCCGCTTCGCCGCGGACGGATTGCTCGGCGAGGCCTCGGGTGCGCTCGCCGTGGTCATCGACGACGAAGTGGCCGGGATGGTGACCTGGGAAGCCGCCGACCGGGGCGGACCGTCCGGTGGCTGTTACGAGGTCGGCGCCGTGCTCCTGCCCGGCCACCACGGGCACGAGACCCGCGCCGAGGCGCACCGGCGGCTCGTGGATTACCTCTTTCAGGTCACCCGCGCACACCGGCTCCAGGCGTTCGCCGACGCCGAAAACCTCGCCGCGCAGCAGGTGCTGGAGACGACCGGGTTCCACCGCGAAGGCCTGCTGTGCCAGGTGACCTGGCGCGAAGGGGCCTACCGCGACGCAGTCGTCTACGGCCTGCTGCGCAGCGAGGCGCAGCCGCAGTAA
- a CDS encoding error-prone DNA polymerase has product MSWSNPPVPWKDLARSLAGGLPPGDHGDSPAWGRKRAEYRRPADVPAPQSDFEAPPRVAYAELHCHSTFSFLDGVSNPEELVEEAARLRLDAIALTDHDGMYGVVRFAEAAKELGIATVFGTELSFGLSQPQNGVADPEGEHLLLLARGRDGYRSLCRAITAGQLHGCDGDGPVGERAEKGRPIYDLAAVAEETAGQCAVLTGCRKGSVRSALVREGPDAALAELRRLVDLFGRDQVYVELIDHGQPLDSTHNDLLAELADELHLPTIATTAAHYARPERGRLADAVAAIRARRSIDDLEGWLPSDGTAFLRSGNEMAEIFRRYPGAVQRSALLGMECAFQLELVRPELPPYDVPEGETEASYLRYRVKKGFRKRYGTKDLTGDVWRQIQHEMKIIEEKEFPGYFLIVWEISRFCRRNNILCQGRGSAANSAVCYALGITNVDPMKYHLLFERFLAPERDGYPDIDLDIESDRREEVIQHVYRKHGRLNAAQVANVITYRARSAIRDAARALGYSPGQQDAWSKQIDRWGALRSTEKDHDHDIPEDVVQLAFALEDFPRHLGIHSGGMVLCREPVSQVCPVEWARMADRSVLQWEKEDCATVGLVKFDLLGLGMLSALHYMMDLVYEYKDEKIDLAELDLTDARIYEMLCRADAIGVFQVESRAQLATLPRLRPKSFYDLAVEVALIRPGPIQGGSVHPYIRRKQGREEWEHDHPLLKKALDRTLGVPLFQEQMMQISQDVADFTAAEADQLRHAMGSKRSERKMARLRQRFLDGAVANGVKPELAEKIFHKLKAFANFGFPESHALSFAHLVFSSAYFKHYHPDAFCAGLLRAQPMGFYSPQSLVADARRHGVTVLGPDINRSLAYATLEPLPDKGKLHAVRNGLGTVRTVGETLAEQIVTERVANGPYESMSDLGRRVRLTTPQLEALATAGAFSALVPDRRQALWSAGAVAQDRPEKLPGTGTGVDAPMLPGMDGLDVAAADVWATGISPEHFPTEFIRDRLDALGVVTADRLLSLPDGVQVLVGGAVTHRQRPATAGGITFLNLEDETGMVNVICTLGLWQRFHRIARASPALLVRGVLESADGVASVRALKLEPLPMRVTLRSRDFR; this is encoded by the coding sequence ATGAGCTGGAGCAATCCGCCGGTTCCGTGGAAGGATCTCGCCCGGTCCTTGGCGGGCGGGCTGCCGCCCGGTGATCACGGGGACAGCCCGGCCTGGGGGCGTAAACGCGCGGAGTACCGGCGGCCCGCCGATGTGCCGGCGCCGCAGAGCGATTTCGAGGCTCCGCCGCGGGTGGCTTACGCCGAGTTGCACTGTCATTCCACGTTCAGCTTTCTCGACGGGGTGAGCAATCCCGAGGAACTGGTGGAGGAGGCCGCGCGGCTGCGGCTCGACGCGATCGCGCTCACCGATCACGACGGAATGTACGGCGTGGTCCGGTTCGCCGAAGCGGCGAAGGAACTCGGCATCGCCACGGTGTTCGGCACGGAGCTGAGCTTCGGGCTTTCCCAGCCACAGAACGGTGTCGCCGACCCGGAGGGGGAGCATCTGCTGCTACTGGCCCGCGGTCGGGACGGCTACCGGAGCCTGTGCCGCGCGATCACCGCCGGCCAGCTGCATGGCTGCGACGGTGACGGGCCGGTCGGGGAACGCGCGGAGAAGGGCCGTCCGATCTACGATCTGGCCGCGGTTGCCGAGGAGACCGCGGGGCAGTGCGCCGTGCTTACCGGATGCCGCAAGGGTTCCGTACGTTCGGCGCTGGTGCGGGAAGGTCCGGATGCGGCGCTCGCCGAGCTACGCCGGCTCGTCGATCTCTTCGGCCGCGACCAGGTGTACGTCGAGCTGATCGACCACGGCCAGCCACTCGACAGCACGCACAACGACCTGCTCGCCGAGTTGGCCGACGAGCTTCACCTGCCGACCATCGCCACCACTGCCGCGCATTACGCACGTCCCGAACGCGGCAGGCTCGCCGACGCAGTCGCGGCCATCCGGGCGCGACGCAGTATCGACGATCTGGAGGGCTGGCTGCCCAGTGACGGGACCGCGTTCCTGCGTTCCGGCAACGAAATGGCGGAGATCTTCCGGCGTTACCCGGGCGCGGTGCAACGGTCCGCGCTGCTGGGTATGGAATGCGCTTTTCAGCTGGAGCTGGTCCGTCCGGAGTTGCCGCCCTACGACGTGCCCGAGGGGGAGACCGAGGCCAGTTATCTGCGGTACCGGGTCAAGAAAGGGTTCCGGAAGCGTTACGGGACAAAAGACCTGACCGGCGACGTGTGGCGCCAGATCCAACATGAGATGAAGATCATCGAGGAAAAGGAGTTCCCCGGGTATTTCCTGATCGTCTGGGAAATCTCGCGGTTCTGTCGCAGGAATAATATCCTGTGCCAGGGCAGGGGATCCGCGGCCAACTCGGCGGTCTGCTACGCGCTGGGGATCACGAACGTCGACCCGATGAAATATCACCTGCTCTTCGAGCGGTTCCTCGCCCCGGAGCGGGACGGCTATCCGGACATCGACCTCGACATCGAATCCGACCGTCGGGAGGAGGTGATCCAGCACGTCTACCGCAAGCATGGCAGGCTCAATGCCGCGCAGGTCGCCAACGTGATCACCTACCGCGCCCGCTCGGCGATCCGGGACGCCGCCCGCGCGCTCGGCTACTCGCCCGGCCAGCAGGATGCGTGGAGCAAGCAGATCGACCGCTGGGGTGCCTTGCGCAGCACGGAAAAGGACCACGATCACGATATCCCCGAGGACGTCGTGCAGCTCGCGTTCGCGCTGGAGGACTTCCCGCGTCACCTCGGCATCCACTCCGGCGGCATGGTGCTGTGCCGCGAGCCGGTGAGCCAGGTGTGCCCGGTGGAATGGGCGCGGATGGCCGACCGCAGTGTCCTGCAATGGGAGAAGGAGGACTGTGCCACGGTCGGGCTGGTGAAATTCGATCTGCTGGGGCTCGGCATGCTTTCCGCGCTGCACTACATGATGGATCTGGTCTACGAATACAAGGACGAGAAGATCGACCTCGCCGAATTGGACCTCACCGATGCGCGGATCTACGAAATGCTGTGCCGGGCCGACGCGATCGGCGTGTTCCAGGTGGAGAGCCGGGCGCAGCTGGCCACCTTGCCCCGGCTGCGGCCGAAGAGCTTCTACGATCTGGCGGTGGAGGTCGCGTTGATCCGGCCCGGTCCGATCCAAGGTGGTTCGGTGCATCCCTATATTCGCCGCAAGCAGGGGCGGGAGGAGTGGGAGCACGACCATCCACTGCTGAAGAAGGCATTGGACAGAACGCTGGGCGTGCCGCTGTTCCAGGAACAGATGATGCAGATCTCCCAGGATGTCGCGGATTTCACCGCCGCGGAGGCCGATCAGCTGCGGCACGCCATGGGATCGAAGCGGTCGGAGCGGAAGATGGCCCGGCTCCGGCAGCGGTTCCTCGACGGTGCGGTGGCGAACGGGGTGAAGCCGGAGCTGGCGGAGAAGATCTTCCACAAGCTCAAGGCGTTCGCGAATTTCGGTTTCCCGGAAAGCCACGCGTTGAGCTTCGCGCATCTGGTGTTTTCGAGTGCGTATTTCAAGCACTACCACCCGGATGCGTTTTGTGCGGGGCTGTTGCGCGCGCAGCCGATGGGTTTCTACTCACCGCAATCGCTGGTGGCCGACGCGCGACGGCACGGGGTCACCGTGCTCGGCCCGGACATCAACCGCAGCCTGGCATATGCCACGCTGGAACCGTTGCCGGACAAAGGAAAGCTGCACGCCGTGCGGAACGGTCTCGGCACCGTCCGCACGGTCGGCGAGACGCTCGCGGAGCAGATCGTGACCGAGCGCGTCGCGAACGGCCCGTACGAGAGCATGTCCGATCTCGGCCGCCGGGTGCGGCTCACCACACCGCAGCTGGAGGCGCTGGCGACCGCGGGCGCGTTCAGTGCGCTGGTGCCCGACCGGCGGCAGGCGCTGTGGTCGGCGGGTGCGGTGGCGCAGGACCGGCCGGAGAAGCTACCCGGCACCGGGACCGGAGTCGACGCGCCGATGCTGCCGGGCATGGACGGGCTCGACGTCGCCGCCGCCGACGTGTGGGCCACCGGGATCTCGCCGGAGCACTTCCCGACCGAGTTCATCCGCGACCGGCTGGACGCGCTCGGGGTGGTCACCGCCGACCGGCTGCTTTCGCTGCCCGACGGCGTGCAAGTGCTCGTCGGCGGCGCGGTCACGCACCGCCAGCGTCCGGCGACCGCGGGTGGGATCACGTTCCTCAACCTGGAGGACGAGACCGGTATGGTCAACGTGATCTGCACACTCGGCCTGTGGCAGCGGTTCCACCGGATCGCCAGGGCCAGTCCGGCGCTGCTGGTCCGGGGGGTGCTCGAATCGGCCGACGGCGTGGCGAGCGTGCGGGCACTCAAGCTGGAGCCGCTGCCGATGCGGGTCACCCTGAGATCCCGGGACTTCCGGTGA
- the purN gene encoding phosphoribosylglycinamide formyltransferase — translation MDLTAPVKIVVLASGSGTLLQAVLDETGRPGFPADVVAVGADRAGIEALARAERADVPSFTVRAADHPDRAAWDHALAEAVAAYRPDLVVSAGFMKILGPAFLARFAGRVINTHPALLPSFPGMHAVADALAAGVRVTGSTVHFVDAGVDTGPVIAQEAVTVEDDDTEAVLHERIKAVERRLLVATIERLGRGGCTVDGRKVRFS, via the coding sequence TTGGACCTGACTGCCCCGGTGAAGATCGTCGTGCTCGCGTCCGGTTCCGGGACGCTGCTGCAAGCCGTGCTGGACGAGACCGGGCGGCCGGGGTTCCCGGCCGACGTCGTCGCGGTGGGTGCCGACCGGGCCGGGATCGAGGCTTTGGCCCGCGCGGAACGGGCCGATGTGCCGTCGTTCACGGTGCGCGCCGCCGACCACCCGGACCGGGCCGCGTGGGACCACGCGCTCGCCGAGGCGGTCGCCGCGTACCGGCCCGATCTGGTGGTGTCGGCGGGTTTCATGAAGATCCTCGGGCCCGCGTTTCTGGCCCGGTTCGCCGGTAGGGTGATCAACACCCACCCCGCGCTGCTGCCCTCGTTCCCCGGGATGCACGCGGTCGCCGACGCACTCGCGGCCGGCGTGCGGGTCACCGGGTCCACGGTGCACTTCGTCGACGCCGGGGTGGACACCGGACCGGTCATCGCGCAGGAAGCGGTGACCGTCGAGGACGACGACACCGAAGCGGTTCTGCACGAGCGGATCAAAGCCGTGGAACGCAGACTGCTGGTGGCAACGATCGAGCGACTCGGCCGTGGTGGGTGCACCGTGGACGGACGAAAGGTGAGGTTTTCGTGA